A DNA window from Camelina sativa cultivar DH55 chromosome 13, Cs, whole genome shotgun sequence contains the following coding sequences:
- the LOC104738257 gene encoding uncharacterized protein LOC104738257 has protein sequence MKKSLEVVTLQGPLKLDPECFGYWKVSIQQVISSIDMEAWFAVEDGWSHPTEMNEDGELVQKHRKKWTTEEKAEAKHNSQALSVIFKSLPRDIFSQVQGCVSAKVVWDILVVTFEGTCIVRRTRLDNLASDFENLQMTETKYVADYSSRLICIAQESVVLGKRYKDKKLVKKFLRSLPENFQPHRSAIDVSLNSDEGRKRK, from the coding sequence ATGAAGAAATCACTGGAGGTTGTTACGTTACAAGGGCCATTGAAACTGGATCCGGAATGCTTCGGTTACTGGAAAGTCTCGATCCAGCAGGTCATCTCGAGCATTGACATGGAAGCTTGGTTTGCAGTGGAGGACGGCTGGTCTCATCCAACTGAGAtgaatgaagatggtgaattGGTGCAAAAACACAGAAAGAAGTGGACAACTGAAGAAAAGGCTGAGGCCAAACACAATTCCCAGGCGTTGTCGGTCATCTTCAAATCTCTGCCGAGAGATATCTTCAGCCAAGTTCAAGGTTGTGTGTCAGCTAAAGTGGTGTGGGACATTCTGGTCGTCACTTTTGAAGGAACTTGTATAGTTAGGCGCACAAGGTTGGACAATCTTGCGTCTGACTTTGAGAATCTGCAAATGACTGAAACCAAATATGTGGCGGATTATAGTAGCCGGTTGATTTGTATTGCTCAAGAGTCTGTTGTTTTGGGTAAACGATACAAGGACAAGAAGCTGGTCAAGAAATTCCTTAGAAGTTTACCTGAAAATTTTCAACCGCACAGGTCTGCAATTGATGTGTCTCTGAATTCTGatgaaggaagaaagagaaaatga